GCGATCGAACAGCTGGCCGAACTGTTTGCCGTCTACCTGGCCCAGAAACCGGCCACGGCCGAGTCCGCCTGAGAATAGGTGTGAGAGGTTTCTCTTGCCTTGCTGTTCAACAGGTTCCATACTGAAGCGGCTATGAATACCTCGCTGCTGATCATCAAAAACGGCCTGTTACTCTGCCTGTTTGCCTTGCTGCTGGCCTATTTCAAGGGTCCCAGCCTGCTCTACGGCAGCTTGTCGTTTATTCTGATTGCCACCTACCACCTGGCGACTGACCAGCGCTTCACCGCTGAACAACTGGCGGATTCCGGGCTGATGACCCTCCACCTGGCCATTTATCTGCTGTTGTGCACGTTGTTGATCTGGGCCACGACCGGCGATGAAGAGAGCCATTACTGGATCATTTACTTCCTGCCCATTGTTGTCGCCGGAACCAACCTGACGCTGCTCCACACCTTGGGCACCTGTTTGTTTTCATCGCTGTTTTATCTGGTTCTGATCCCCAGCGCCATCTGGGAAAACCCGGTCGAACTGGCGGATGACCTGCCGGAATTCCTTATCTCCTGCGTCACGTTTTTTATTGTCGGTATTCTTATCCACGGCTTCGCGGAGCAGAACCGCCGTCAACTGATACAGCAAAAACATCTCAATGATCTGCTGCTCGACAACCGCAACGCGCTGCAAAGCTCGCTGCTCAAACTGGAAGCGGCCGAAGAAACCTTACGCCGCAAAGATCGCTTGGCTGCCTTGGGGGAGATGGCTGCCGGGCTGGCTCATGAAATCCGCAACCCACTGGGCATCA
This region of uncultured Desulfuromonas sp. genomic DNA includes:
- a CDS encoding ATP-binding protein, with amino-acid sequence MNTSLLIIKNGLLLCLFALLLAYFKGPSLLYGSLSFILIATYHLATDQRFTAEQLADSGLMTLHLAIYLLLCTLLIWATTGDEESHYWIIYFLPIVVAGTNLTLLHTLGTCLFSSLFYLVLIPSAIWENPVELADDLPEFLISCVTFFIVGILIHGFAEQNRRQLIQQKHLNDLLLDNRNALQSSLLKLEAAEETLRRKDRLAALGEMAAGLAHEIRNPLGIIASSAQLLQSQLKNAGTGQEDLLDVIREESTRLNDLVTTFLRFGRPGEPQLKSQQLETLIQKTVEQLRPIAEQHQVALNFTSDYPTTTVLVDADMIQQLLLNLLLNAIEACPQQGEVTVEALRKEDQAHIDITDSGCGISQDVLPNIFNPFFTTKDNGTGLGLATAHNIAQSHGGDIHVTSRPGRGSRFRVTLPLETP